The genomic window CCAAGTGATTAGAGTGTCCGGCAAAGGCGGCAAACAGCGGATCGTGCCGGTGGGGCGCCGGGCGTTGACAGCGGTGAGAACGTATCGGGACACCGTGTCAACGCAATTGAAGCCTGTTTTTCTGAACAAAGATTTCGGGCGGCTGTCCACCCGGTCCATCCGGCGGATTCTGGATCACATCGTGAACCAGTGCGGCCTGCACGTGCCCGTATCCCCCCATGTGCTGCGCCATTGTTTTGCCACGCACATGCTGGATTCCGGGGCGGATTTGCGGGGGATTCAGGAAATTTTAGGCCATGCCAGTCTGTCCACCACCCAGGTGTACACCCATGTGAGCATGGACCATTTAATGCAGGTGTACGACAACGCGCACCCAAGGAGTTGATACAGTAATATGAGCAATGACACATTTCACGGAACCACCATCCTGGCCCTGCGATCCGGTGCCACCGTGGTCATGGCCGGAGACGGCCAGGTGACACTGGGCAACATCGTGACCAAGCACAGGGCCAGAAAAGTCCGGAAAATTTTTCATGATAAAATCATCATCGGTTTTGCCGGTGCCACGGCAGATGCCCTGACGTTGTCGGAAAAACTGGAGGAAAAACTGGAGCGTTACAACGGCAACCTGACCCGGTCCTGTGTGGAACTGGCCAGGGAGTGGCGCACGGACAAATACCTGCGGCGCCTGGAAGCCATGATGCTTGCCGCTGATCATGGCAACACTTATCTGTTGTCGGGCAACGGGGATGTGATCGAGCCGGACCCGATTGAGCCGGACAAGGGCGTGATCAGTATCGGCTCCGGCAGCCCTGCGGCCCAGTCCGCAGCCATCGCGTTGATGGAAAACACGGATCTGTCCGCCCGGCAGATCGTTGAAAAAGCCATGAAAATCGCTGGGGATCTGTGCATTTATACCAATCATGAGGTCAATATTGAAGAACTCAACTGATACCGGGAATGGATTCATGAAAGATTTAAAACCCAAGGAAATCGTCACGGAACTGGATAAATATATCATCGGTCAGAAAGATGCCAAAAAATCCGTGGCCATCGCCCTTCGCAACCGCTGGCGCCGCCGCCATGTGGAACCGGATCTCCAGGATGAGATCGCACCGAAAAATATCATTCTCATCGGTCCCACCGGGGTGGGAAAAACCGAGATCGCCCGGCGTCTGGCCAATCTCACGGACTCGCCTTTTTACAAGGTGGAGGCCTCCAAATTCACGGAAGTGGGGTATGTGGGCCGGGATGTGGAATCCATGATCCGGGACCTGGTGGAATTGACCGTGAATGCCTTGAAAGCCAGGCAGCAGGATGCGGTCCAGGAAAAGGCGGCAAAAATGGCGGAAGAACGGGTATTGGATATTCTGTTGCCGCCCACGCCCAAAACAGCGGCCCGCCCGGACACCGGCACCCTCAAGCTGGCCGGCTCGTCCGGGGACACGCCGGATACCGGGGCCGGGACCAGAGAAAAACTGCGGTCCATGCTCAAGGCCGGAAAACTGGACACCCGGCAGGTGGACCTGGATGTACCGGATAAATCCTCTCCCATGGTGGAGATCTTTTCCAACACCGGCATCGAGGAGATGGGCATCAATGTCAAGGACATGCTGGGCAATTTCATGCCCAAATCCACCAAGCGCAGAAAAGTCAGCGTCAAAGAGGCCCTCAAACTTTTGACCCAGGAAGAAGCGGCCCATTTGGTGGACATGGAACGGGTCAAGTCCGATGCTGTTGCCATGGTGGAGCAGTCCGGCATTATTTTTATCGATGAGATCGACAAGATTGCGGGAAAAGAAAAAAGCCAGGGGCCGGAAGTGTCCAAAGAAGGGGTCCAGCGGGACCTGCTGCCCATTGTGGAAGGCAGTTCTGTGCCCACCAAATACGGGATCGTGAAAACCGATCATATTCTGTTCATTGCTTCGGGCGCGTTTCACGTGTCCAAACCATCGGATCTGATTCCGGAACTCCAGGGCCGGTTCCCCATCCGGGTGGAACTGACTTCCCTGGGTGCTCAGGAATTTGTCCGGATTCTGACGGAACCCAAAAACGCGCTGATCCTTCAGTATATGGCATTGCTGCGCACCGAAGGGGTGGATATCACGTTTACCCAGGATGCCGTGGAAAAAATCGCCGCCATTGCCGTGGAAGTGAATGCAGCCACGGAAAACATCGGGGCAAGGCGCCTGCACACGCTCATGGAAAAACTGCTGGAAGAGATCCTGTTTGCGGCCCCGGATGTGGCGGATACAAAAATCACCATTGATGCGGCATTTGTGGAAGGCCAGCTCATGGGCATTGTGGAGAACCAGGATTTGAGCAGGTATATCTTATGAATCCTTCAGCGGTTGCGGATCGGAATGTCGCGGATATTCTGGTGGAAGCGTTGCCGTATATTCAGCAGTTTTCCACCAAAACCATTGTCATCAAGTATGGGGGCCATGCCATGGTGGATGACAAGCTCAAGCGCGATTTTGCCAATGACATCACCCTGCTTAAATACATCGGTATCAACCCGGTGGTGGTGCACGGGGGCGGCCCCCAGATCAGCAAAGTGCTTTCCGCCATGGGGATCACCTCCACTTTTATCCGGGGCATGCGTTACACGGATGATGCCACCATGGATGTGGTGGAGATGGTGCTGGGCGGCAAGGTGAACAAGGATATTGTGGCCCGGATCAACCAGGAGGGGGGTAGGGCTGTGGGCCTCACCGGCAAGGACGGGAGCCTGATCCTGGCGGAAAAAATGAAGATCTATGTCCAGGACGACCAGGAAAAACCGCCCGAGATCATCGATCCCGGCATGGTGGGAGATGTGGTGTCCGTGAATCCGGAAATCATTCATACGTTGACCGCCAAAGGGTTTATCCCTATTATCGCGCCTGTGGGCGTGGGAAAAAACGGGGAAACCTACAATATCAACGCAGATGTGGTGGCATCCCGGATTGCCGCGTCCCTGGAAGCCGAGCGCCTGATTCTGCTCACGGATGTGGACGGGGTGCTGGATGCGGACAATGCACTGGTCTCTTCCATCAATGACCAGCGGATCGGGCAGATGATCGGGAACAAAGAAATCAAGGGCGGCATGATTCCCAAGGTGGAGTGTGCATTGACCGCGTTAAAGCGCGGAGTGAAAAAAACCCACATCATCAACGGAAAAATCCCCCACGCCGTGCTCCTGGAACTGTTCACCGACTCCGGTATCGGCACCCAGGTATTTGTCAATGGACCCTCTTAAAACTTAAAACTTAAAACTTAAAACTTAACACTTAACACTTAACACTTCATATATAAAAGACGAATCATAAAGGAAAACCCATGGATACCCTGGAAAAAACCGATACGTTTGTGTGCGCCACCTATGCCCGCCAGGGAAAGGCGTTTGTCAGCGGCAGCGGCATGTACCTGACCGATGAAGACGGCCAGGTATTCACCGATTTTCTGGCCGGCATTGCCGTGTGCAGCCTTGGCCACTGCCATCCTGAAGTGACCGCGGCCATCCGGGAACAGGCCGGGCGGCTGGTGCATGTGTCCAATCTGTTCTACACCCGGCCCCAGGCGGATCTGGCCCAGGCCCTGGTGGAAAACAGTTTTGCCGATCAGGTGTTTTTCGGAAATTCCGGGGCCGAAGCCAATGAAGCCGCCATCAAGCTGGCCCGGCGGTATTTTCAACGCAACAACGACATGAACCGGTTTCAGATCATCACCATGACCCAGTCGTTTCACGGCCGGACCCTGGCCACCCTGACCGCCACGGGCCAGGATAAGATCAAACAGGGATTTTATCCGCTGCTCCCCGGATTTATCCATGTGCCGTTCAATGATATCGATGCCCTGAAAACCGCTTTGGACGACACGGTGTGCGCAGTGATGATGGAGCCGGTCCAGGGAGAAGGCGGGGTGATTCCGGCGGATCCCGAATATCTGGCGCAGGTGAGACAATTGTGCGATCAGACCGGCACCCTGCTGATTTTTGATGAAATCCAGTCCGGCATGGGCCGGTGTGGCACCTTGTTTGCCCACCAGGGGTATGGGGTGACACCGGATATCATGACCCTTGCCAAAGCGCTGGGCAACGGGGTCCCCATCGGGGCCATGCTGGCCACGGCAGAGGCGGCCAAAGGATTTGAACCGGGCAGTCACGGCTCCACTTTCGGGGGCACGCCCCTGGCCACTGCTGCCGGACTCAAAACCCTGGCATTGATTTCAGACCCCGGATTTCTGGCCCGGGTCCGGGAAAAAGGCCTTTATTTCAAGGAACAGCTGACCGAACTTCAGTCGCGCCATTCCCGGATCAAAGCAGTGCGGGGCCGGGGGCTGCTGCTGGGAATGGATGTAGGGGAGGGTGCCGGGGACGTGGCAGCCGCCTGTTTTGAAAAAAGGTTTATCATTAACGCCATTCAGGATAAAGTGTTACGGTTTGCACCGCCCTTGATTGTGGAAACCAAAGATATTGACCGGCTGATATCCGTGCTGGACAGCCTGTTGTAAACAGTGAAGGAGATGTTTGGTTTGAAAAAAGACCTGTTGTCATTGCTGGACCTGGAAAAAACGGATTTTGAACAATTGTTTGACCGGGCATTGCAGCTCAAGGCACGGTATGCCAAAGGCATTCCCGACCGAATCCTTTCCGGAAAAACCCTGGGACTGATTTTTGACAAAAAATCCACCCGGACCCGGATCGCCTTTGAAACCGCCATGATACAACTGGGGGGACACCCCATCTATATGAGCACCCAGGACACCCAGATTTCCCGAAACGAGCCGGCCGCGGACACGGCCCGGGTGCTGTCCCGGTATATCGACTGCCTGGCCATGCGGACCTTTGACCATGCCCTGGTGAAAGAGTTTGCCGCCGCCTCGACCATTCCGGTGATCAACGCGCTGACCGACTCGTTTCATCCCTGCCAGATTTTAAGTGATATTATGACCATCATCGAGCACAAAGGCGGATATCACAAGAAGAAGATCGCCTGGGTGGGAGACGGTAACAATGTGGCCAACTCCTGGGTGAATGCGGCCAGTGTCCTGGGCCTGAACCTGGTGTTGGCCTGCCCGGAAAATCACATGATCAAACCGGAAATTATTGAAGCCGCCGGTGCCGATGCCATGGATCATGTCCGGTTCACCACGGACCCCAGAGACGCGGTGAAAAATGCGGATGTGGTGTATACGGATGTCTGGGCCAGCATGGGTGAGGAAGATGAGCTGGAAAAACGGCTGGCTGCGTTTGAGGGGTTTCAGGTGAACAAGGCCCTTTTGTCTCATGCAGCTCCGGATGTGCTGGTGATGCACTGCCTGCCGGCCCACCGGGGAGAAGAAATTGCTGAAGACGTGCTGGAGGCCCCTGGCGCGGCATTCTGGGATCAGGCGGAAAACAAGCGGCATATGCACAAGGCCATTCTGGAAACATTGATTCTCAGGAACAAAACCGATGAGTGATAAATTGTGGGGGGGGCGGTTTTCAGAAGATACCGATACCCTGGTGGAAAAATTCAATGCCTCCATTGATGTGGACAAGCGGCTGTATGCCAGTGACATCGAAGGCAGCATGGCCCATCTCAAAATGATGGCCAGACAGCAGATCATTGCCAAAGACGAAGCAGATACCCTTCTGGCAGGCCTGGAACGGGTCAGAATCCGCATTGAAAATAATGAGGTGTCGTTTTCCGATTCCCTGGAAGATATCCACATGCATGTGGAAGATGCCCTGGGACAGGAGTGCGGGGATCTGGCCAAAAAACTGCACACCGGCCGGAGCCGCAACGATCAGGTGGCCCTGGATATCCGGATTTTCCTTAAAAACGAAACCCGGCAGATCATGGACCGGATCACGGGGTTTCAAAACGCCCTGGTGAATCTGGCCAAGGCCCATCCGGATGTGATCATGCCCGGATATACCCATATGCAGCGGGCCCAGCCCGTGCTGTTTGCGCATCATCTCATGGCATACTATGAAATGCTCAAAAGGGATAAAGAGCGGTTTGCCGATGCGTATAAACGCATGGATGCCATGCCTTTAGGCACGGCAGCCCTGGCCGGCACCACCTATCCCGTGGACAGAGAGTTCACCCGGCAGATCCTGGGGTTTGCCCGGTTGTGTGAAAACAGCATGGATGCGGTGTCTGACAGAGATTTTATCATGGAATTCATTTCCCATGCCGGGATCTGCATGATTCATCTGTCCCGGCTGTCTGAAGAGCTGATTTTATGGTCTTCATCAGAGTTCGGCTATATCACGATTTCCGATGCCTTTACCACCGGGTCCAGTATCATGCCCCAGAAGAAAAACCCGGATGTGGCTGAACTGGTCCGGGGAAAGACCGGCCGGGTGGTGGGCAATCTGATGGCGATCTTCACCACCATGAAATCATTGCCCATGGCATATAATAAAGACATGCAGGAGGACAAAGAGCCGCTGTTTGATACCGTGGACACCCTGTCCATCTGTCTGGAGGTGTATACCCGGATGTTTCCCCATATCACGGTCCATGCCGACCGGATGAAAACCGCCTGTGCCCGGGGATTTTTAAATGCCACGGATTTTGCCGATTACCTGGTGAATAAAGGCATGCCGTTCCGCCAGGCCCATGCTGTGGCAGGAAAAGCCGTGGCCCTGGCCATTTCAGAGAAAAAGGAACTGGACGATCTGAGCCTGGCCCAGTTTAAAGATCTCAGTGACCGGGTAACCGAAGATGTGTATGACTTCATCCGCCTGGATCAAGTGGTGGCCCGCCGGATATCTGCCGGCGGCACCGGAGTCGACAATGTCCGGGCTGCGGTTGAAAAAGCACAAAAGGAATTGAATTCATGAGACTGTGCCAGGGACGGATTAAATGGGCAACGACCGGTGTGATCACCGGGGTATGCCTGTGTCTGGTGATGATGGCGGCCGGAATCGGCTGCGGGAAAAAAGCCCCGCCCAGGGCCCCGCAGAAACCCGGGCAGAGCGTGGCATCCCCCGGGGATCCCACAGCCACCCTGGACAATGGTCAACTGACTCTGACCTGGTCCCATGAAACCGACCCGGACGATGCCGCATTGCCCCCGAAGTATTTTGACGTGTCCATGGCCGTGCCCGCAGCGTGCGAAGGGTGCCCGTTTGTTTTTGAATCCGTGGCCCGGGTGCCTGTGCCGGACATGGTGTTTCAGATGCCCGTGCCTGAACCCGGGGTCCGGTATTTCAGGGTCCAGGCAGTGGGAGACCATGATGTCCGGTCCCAGTATTCCCGCACCGTGGTGGTGGAGGTGCCGTAATGCCTGATTTTTCCACAGCTGTGTTAAGCATTGGTTCCAACAAAGGCGATAAACCGGCCAATCTTCATCTGGCCATTGCCTGCCTGGATACCCATGAACAGATCGAGGTGATGGCCGTATCACAGTTTTATAAAACCCAGCCCCAGAATTTTGTGGACCAGGACTGGTTTGTGAACGCCGCCGTGAAAATCCGATGCCGCACTTCAGATCCCCTGGCCCTGCTCAACACGCTTAAACAGATTGAATCCAGCATGGACAAACAGGGAAAATCCTTTCGGTTCGGCCCTCGGAAAATCGATCTGGATATTATTTATTTTGATGACCGGATCATGAAAACCCCGGAACTGGAAATACCCCATCCCCGGATGCATGAAAGACATTTTGTTTTAAGGCCCATGTGTGATATAGAACCCGGGACAGTGCACCCGGTATTGGGTTTGACCACACAAGCATTGTTCAATCAAATAGAAACACAGGAAAACCAGGCGGTGATCCCCCTGGATGAGGAGGAAGAAAGCGCGTGAAATTTTTTATTGATACAGCCAATATCGATCAGATCATGGATGCCAACAGCATGGGCATGGTGGACGGCGTCACCACCAACCCGTCTTTGATCGCCAAGGAAGACGGAGAGTTCAAGGAGATCATCGCCCGGATCTGCAAAGAGGTGGCAGGCCCGGTGAGCGCGGAAGTCATCAGTCTGGAATATGACGGCATGGTGGCCGAAGCAAGAGATCTGGCCAAAATCGCTGACAACATTGTGGTGAAGATCCCCATGACCGTGGAAGGACTCAAAGCGGTGAAAACCCTGACGGCCGAAGGCATCAAAACCAATGTCACCCTGGTGTTTTCGCCGCTCCAGGCCCTGATGGCCGCCAAAGCCGGGGCCACCTATGTGTCTCCGTTTGTGGGCCGGCTGGATGATCTGGCCGAAGAAGGCATGGAACTGGTCAACGAGATCGCCCAGATTTTTGCCAATTATGATTTTGCCACCGAGATCATTGTGGCCAGTGTCAGAAGCTCCCTGCATGTGCTGGATGCGGCCCTGATGGGTGCCGACATTGCCACGATTCCTTATGGCGTGTTGAAAAAACTGGCATCCCATCATATGACCGACAAAGGCATTGATGCGTTCATGGCGGACTGGAACAAGAAGAAGCAATAAAAAAAGACAACCCATCCAATTTCAGGTTGACAAAAACAGGCAAATCAAATAAATATAGCATTTGTTTGATTGAGCGGGAATAACTCAGTGGTAGAGTGCGACCTTGCCAAGGTCGAAGTCGCGGGTTCAAATCCCGTTTCCCGCTCCACTCAAGGCGGCTTGGCCAAGGGGTAAGGCAACGGCCTGCAAAGCCGATATCCCCGGTTCGAATCCGGGAGCCGCCTCCATAATAAAATCAAGGGTTCAGGTTAAAATCTGAGCCCTTTTTTTTTGTTAAAAAATCGATACCCCACAAAAGTTCCCCAATTGTAAGAACAATTTCAGAATCGATCCATCAAACCGCATTACAGATGAATTTTGATAGGTGCCCGGATATCCTGAAAACAGTTGAATGGAAATCGTTCTTGATTATATCAATCATTTTAGATATAGTTATTCAGTATGGTTGATTTGATTCGGTTTTTCAACCGGTTCCGTTAATTTTGATGGAGAAGAAAAACGATGAAAATTCTGGTGGGATATAAAGGTGTCAATGTGGGAAAGGACCTGATAGAAATTGCAGCCCGTCATGCCCGGGCGTTTGACGGGCAGGTGATCGTAGTGACGTCCATGAAAGGGGGGGGCAATACGGATCCAATGGAAGTCAAGGCGGCGGAAGACAATCTGGAAGGAATCAAGCCGTTTTTTAAAGAAAAAAATATCCCTTGCGACACCCATCTGCTGGTCAGGGGCATGGAGCCGGGTGAAGATATTGTGGCATTTGCTGAACAAAACAAGGTGGATGAGATCATTATCGGTGTCCGGAGCCGGTCCAAAGTGGGAAAACTCCTGTTCGGATCCACATCCCAGGTGGTGATTCTGCAAGCCAGCTGCCCGGTGGTGACGGTTAAATAATGGAAGTGATCCGGCAGTTCAAAGCGCTTTCCGATCCCACCCGGCTTCGATTGCTTCATATTCTCAATGAAGTGGAACTCAACGTCAATGAAATCGTTTCCATTGTGGACATGATTCAATCCGGTGTTTCCCGGCATTTGAAAATTCTGCTGGAATCCGGTCTGCTGGTGGCCAGAAAAGAAGGCAGCTTCATGTATTACAATGCCAATATGGATCCGGAAAACCGGTCTTTGATTCAGCTGGCGTGCTCCCGGATCCAGAACGACCCGGTATGCGCCCAGGACATTGAAAAAGCCCGGCAGATCATCATGATCCGCAAAAACAGAACCAAACGGTTTTTCAGTACTGTGGCACCCCAGTGGGAAGGTCTGAAAAAGGAAATCCTGGGCAGTTTTAATTTGAATGCCGTGCTGAAACAGCAGATACCGGCGCGCCGGGGTGTGGCGGATTTAGGGTGCGGCACAGGAGAGCTTCTCGGCCAGCTGGTCAGAAATCATAAGGGCATGCTCATCGGTGTGGATGCCTCCCCTGAGATGCTGGAACAGGCCCGGATCAAACTGCCGGATATGCCGTCCATTGAGTTGCGTCTCGGAGAAGTGGAACATCTGCCCATGAAAGACCAGGAAGTGGATACCGTGGTCATGAGCATGGTGCTGTATCATATTCTTCAGCCGGAAAAAGCCATCCAGGAGGTGTTCCGGGTGCTCAAACCCGGGGGAATGCTGCTTCTGGCTGATTTTGACCATCATCATCAGGAACAGATCAAGGAAATTATCGGCGGTACCTGGCTGGGATTTACAAAAGACCAGGTGGAAACCTGGCTGACCAAAAGCGGATTCCAATTGCAGTCCACAGAACGGTTTGCCGTGGAGCGGGGATTGCACATCCATGTGTTTTCCGCTGGAAAATGAATTTTTCATGAAAAATTAAGGAGACACCATGACCGTGCCCGTTATTCTGGCAGGCGGTTCCGGCACAAGGCTGTGGCCCCTGTCCAGGGAACTTTACCCCAAACAGCTGATCAATATGTACAACCGGCATACCATGCTTCAGAACACGGTGCTCCGCCTCAGCGACCTGGAGGGGATGGATGCCCCCCTGATTGTATGCAATGATGTGCATCGGTTCATGACGGCGGAACAACTTCAATTGATACAGGTGGTCCCCAGGGCCATCATTCTGGAACCGGCGGCAAAAAATACGGCCCCGGCCATTGCTCTGGCTGCCATTCAGCTGACCGCTCAGAATCAGGACCCGGTGATGCTGGTGTTACCGGCCGACCATCGGATCAATGACGTGTCCGCGTTTCACCGGGGTATCGAACAAGGAAAAACCCTGGCGGATGACGGATATCTCATCACTTTCGGGATTGTCCCGGATACGCCTGAAACCGGGTACGGGTATATTCAAAAAGGCTCTTCTCTGGAAGACAATGTCTGTCGGATTCAGCGGTTTGTGGAAAAACCGGACCTGGACACGGCCAAATCTTATCTGTCTTCCGGGGATTATTGCTGGAATTCCGGCATGTTCATGTTCAAGGCTTCCACCATTTTAAAGGAACTGACGCTTCTTGCCCCGGATATGGTGGATATCTGCCGCAGGGCTGTGGCCAATGGCCGGCAGGATCTGGATTTCTTCCGGGTGGATCAAGCTATTTTTGATCAGGTGGCCGCGGATTCCATTGATTATGCCGTGATGGAAAAAACCGAAAAAGGGGTGATGGTGTTTCTGGATGCGGGATGGAATGACCTGGGATCCTTTGATGCCTTGTGGCAGACCGAAAAGAAAGATACCCATGCCAATGTGATCAAAGGAGATGTGCTGGTCCATGATGTGACCGATTCCTACATCAACGCCCAGAGCCGGCTGGTGGCTGCGGTGGGTCTGGATTCCGTGGTGGTGGTGGAAACCGGGGATGCCGTGCTGGTGTCTCCCAGAGACCGGGTTCAGGATGTCAAACAGATCGTGAACCAGCTCAAATCCCGGGGCCGTAAAGAGTCCATCACCCATGCCAAGGTGTATCGGCCCTGGGGAGATTATGAGACCATTGATCAGTCTCACCGGTATCAGGTGAAACGGATCACGGTGAAGCCCGGTGCCAAGCTGTCGCTGCAAAAACATTTTCACCGGGCCGAGCACTGGACCGTGGTATCCGGAGCAGCCATCGTGACCCGGGGGGAAGAAACCCTGCTGCTCAAAGAGGATCAGTCCACCTATATTCCTCTGGGAACGGTTCATCGCCTTGAAAATCCCGGAAAGATCCCGCTGGAACTCATTGAGGTCCAGTCCGGGCCGTATCTGGGAGAAGACGATATTGTCCGGCTGGATGATGTTTATGGCAGAGAGCATGAAAAAGAAAAGGTTGCAAATCCATAAAAAATATTTAAAACTGCCGTTTTAAACACACATGTGCATGGAAAAAGCAGAAAATAAACACTAAGTTTGGAGCAGGTCTATGGCTGACATGATTTCTGAAACCATGAAAGGTAAATTTCTTCTGGCAATGCCCGGACTCCCGGACCCCAATTTTGCCCAGACGATTACCGGCATGTGCGAACACAATGAATCCGGCGCGTTGGGATTTATCATCAATAAAATCCATCCCCTGCTCACCGGACGGGAATTGTTTGAAGACCTGAATATCACGTTTGACCGCAGTGTGGATACGCTGGACATCTACCTGGG from Desulfotignum phosphitoxidans DSM 13687 includes these protein-coding regions:
- the fsa gene encoding fructose-6-phosphate aldolase, with protein sequence MKFFIDTANIDQIMDANSMGMVDGVTTNPSLIAKEDGEFKEIIARICKEVAGPVSAEVISLEYDGMVAEARDLAKIADNIVVKIPMTVEGLKAVKTLTAEGIKTNVTLVFSPLQALMAAKAGATYVSPFVGRLDDLAEEGMELVNEIAQIFANYDFATEIIVASVRSSLHVLDAALMGADIATIPYGVLKKLASHHMTDKGIDAFMADWNKKKQ
- the argH gene encoding argininosuccinate lyase produces the protein MSDKLWGGRFSEDTDTLVEKFNASIDVDKRLYASDIEGSMAHLKMMARQQIIAKDEADTLLAGLERVRIRIENNEVSFSDSLEDIHMHVEDALGQECGDLAKKLHTGRSRNDQVALDIRIFLKNETRQIMDRITGFQNALVNLAKAHPDVIMPGYTHMQRAQPVLFAHHLMAYYEMLKRDKERFADAYKRMDAMPLGTAALAGTTYPVDREFTRQILGFARLCENSMDAVSDRDFIMEFISHAGICMIHLSRLSEELILWSSSEFGYITISDAFTTGSSIMPQKKNPDVAELVRGKTGRVVGNLMAIFTTMKSLPMAYNKDMQEDKEPLFDTVDTLSICLEVYTRMFPHITVHADRMKTACARGFLNATDFADYLVNKGMPFRQAHAVAGKAVALAISEKKELDDLSLAQFKDLSDRVTEDVYDFIRLDQVVARRISAGGTGVDNVRAAVEKAQKELNS
- the argF gene encoding ornithine carbamoyltransferase, with protein sequence MKKDLLSLLDLEKTDFEQLFDRALQLKARYAKGIPDRILSGKTLGLIFDKKSTRTRIAFETAMIQLGGHPIYMSTQDTQISRNEPAADTARVLSRYIDCLAMRTFDHALVKEFAAASTIPVINALTDSFHPCQILSDIMTIIEHKGGYHKKKIAWVGDGNNVANSWVNAASVLGLNLVLACPENHMIKPEIIEAAGADAMDHVRFTTDPRDAVKNADVVYTDVWASMGEEDELEKRLAAFEGFQVNKALLSHAAPDVLVMHCLPAHRGEEIAEDVLEAPGAAFWDQAENKRHMHKAILETLILRNKTDE
- the hslU gene encoding ATP-dependent protease ATPase subunit HslU, whose product is MKDLKPKEIVTELDKYIIGQKDAKKSVAIALRNRWRRRHVEPDLQDEIAPKNIILIGPTGVGKTEIARRLANLTDSPFYKVEASKFTEVGYVGRDVESMIRDLVELTVNALKARQQDAVQEKAAKMAEERVLDILLPPTPKTAARPDTGTLKLAGSSGDTPDTGAGTREKLRSMLKAGKLDTRQVDLDVPDKSSPMVEIFSNTGIEEMGINVKDMLGNFMPKSTKRRKVSVKEALKLLTQEEAAHLVDMERVKSDAVAMVEQSGIIFIDEIDKIAGKEKSQGPEVSKEGVQRDLLPIVEGSSVPTKYGIVKTDHILFIASGAFHVSKPSDLIPELQGRFPIRVELTSLGAQEFVRILTEPKNALILQYMALLRTEGVDITFTQDAVEKIAAIAVEVNAATENIGARRLHTLMEKLLEEILFAAPDVADTKITIDAAFVEGQLMGIVENQDLSRYIL
- the hslV gene encoding ATP-dependent protease subunit HslV encodes the protein MSNDTFHGTTILALRSGATVVMAGDGQVTLGNIVTKHRARKVRKIFHDKIIIGFAGATADALTLSEKLEEKLERYNGNLTRSCVELAREWRTDKYLRRLEAMMLAADHGNTYLLSGNGDVIEPDPIEPDKGVISIGSGSPAAQSAAIALMENTDLSARQIVEKAMKIAGDLCIYTNHEVNIEELN
- a CDS encoding universal stress protein yields the protein MKILVGYKGVNVGKDLIEIAARHARAFDGQVIVVTSMKGGGNTDPMEVKAAEDNLEGIKPFFKEKNIPCDTHLLVRGMEPGEDIVAFAEQNKVDEIIIGVRSRSKVGKLLFGSTSQVVILQASCPVVTVK
- a CDS encoding aspartate aminotransferase family protein, with the translated sequence MDTLEKTDTFVCATYARQGKAFVSGSGMYLTDEDGQVFTDFLAGIAVCSLGHCHPEVTAAIREQAGRLVHVSNLFYTRPQADLAQALVENSFADQVFFGNSGAEANEAAIKLARRYFQRNNDMNRFQIITMTQSFHGRTLATLTATGQDKIKQGFYPLLPGFIHVPFNDIDALKTALDDTVCAVMMEPVQGEGGVIPADPEYLAQVRQLCDQTGTLLIFDEIQSGMGRCGTLFAHQGYGVTPDIMTLAKALGNGVPIGAMLATAEAAKGFEPGSHGSTFGGTPLATAAGLKTLALISDPGFLARVREKGLYFKEQLTELQSRHSRIKAVRGRGLLLGMDVGEGAGDVAAACFEKRFIINAIQDKVLRFAPPLIVETKDIDRLISVLDSLL
- the folK gene encoding 2-amino-4-hydroxy-6-hydroxymethyldihydropteridine diphosphokinase encodes the protein MPDFSTAVLSIGSNKGDKPANLHLAIACLDTHEQIEVMAVSQFYKTQPQNFVDQDWFVNAAVKIRCRTSDPLALLNTLKQIESSMDKQGKSFRFGPRKIDLDIIYFDDRIMKTPELEIPHPRMHERHFVLRPMCDIEPGTVHPVLGLTTQALFNQIETQENQAVIPLDEEEESA
- a CDS encoding ArsR/SmtB family transcription factor, giving the protein MEVIRQFKALSDPTRLRLLHILNEVELNVNEIVSIVDMIQSGVSRHLKILLESGLLVARKEGSFMYYNANMDPENRSLIQLACSRIQNDPVCAQDIEKARQIIMIRKNRTKRFFSTVAPQWEGLKKEILGSFNLNAVLKQQIPARRGVADLGCGTGELLGQLVRNHKGMLIGVDASPEMLEQARIKLPDMPSIELRLGEVEHLPMKDQEVDTVVMSMVLYHILQPEKAIQEVFRVLKPGGMLLLADFDHHHQEQIKEIIGGTWLGFTKDQVETWLTKSGFQLQSTERFAVERGLHIHVFSAGK
- the argB gene encoding acetylglutamate kinase is translated as MNPSAVADRNVADILVEALPYIQQFSTKTIVIKYGGHAMVDDKLKRDFANDITLLKYIGINPVVVHGGGPQISKVLSAMGITSTFIRGMRYTDDATMDVVEMVLGGKVNKDIVARINQEGGRAVGLTGKDGSLILAEKMKIYVQDDQEKPPEIIDPGMVGDVVSVNPEIIHTLTAKGFIPIIAPVGVGKNGETYNINADVVASRIAASLEAERLILLTDVDGVLDADNALVSSINDQRIGQMIGNKEIKGGMIPKVECALTALKRGVKKTHIINGKIPHAVLLELFTDSGIGTQVFVNGPS